Proteins co-encoded in one Cucurbita pepo subsp. pepo cultivar mu-cu-16 chromosome LG15, ASM280686v2, whole genome shotgun sequence genomic window:
- the LOC111811167 gene encoding uncharacterized protein LOC111811167 yields MRSEDEGFEDWDADFLDQLIQVEELAISSTANNPNPIQCSSSTYCPPPPPEPEPEPEPLHLVEVSHDRPISYSPPRELSQRAAGLRSHAIRSPIGLGECGPSSSALAPCLPCPDAAKELEISNLKRELGRVSKQLKNLEQECVELRKKRDKKEEQLNVVFSNKDKQYIAHHGPEITDLRVAGKDGGHPGIKSEDNSVTSRSKANEQGEKTHNSVGERANDDSPAFDKLSKKLQVFWVPEKDFKMGQSLVSELLFSCERDFHVLFQCIGTELSPKFSVNSLAGVNSSDVALKHPLQFLHGPESIKVSNLYTTLTKVSNGIVKMEALFTPLIDLCNLDNVAIVHRSLHILHMFLKRLMWLERKSERRKTVMIGGLGPRNNVVDSYGSHSAEGEEFSLLNMDETSTGHCSPAGMGFPGAELLFKNRNLNKNINLVPRVNWVSFFEMMHRVAKTHSAECARLEAVSVMNLILMRNNTYMEREKFGQALLFDSVVEFIRKESGSAIQKHAVRLLFLILNCPTFFVAFCSGCKEAEAADAAEENVRCAGGFQKFRTILHGLADCLTCLGNGIQELKLRRNTVLLLAFLSSSGKAGFEILVSNTLHKNSNFLSLILQVVVSEVEQEKRVSEAVETLEERALLLREVLILLNRLASHSVYSATVLRVLTSSRDMASLTIDVTNKLSRKNNRNCQFDGKKRKMRESEVVDLAQVFRKRVLTYLGNSIIL; encoded by the exons ATGCGGAGCGAAGACGAAGGGTTCGAAGATTGGGACGCTGATTTCTTGGACCAGCTCATCCAAGTCGAAGAGCTTGCCATCTCCTCCACCGCCAACAATCCGAATCCGATTCAGTGTTCTTCTTCTACCTATTgcccgccgccgccgccggaaCCGGAACCGGAACCGGAACCGCTGCATTTGGTGGAAGTGTCTCATGACCGTCCCATTAGTTATTCGCCTCCGCGAGAACTCTCTCAGAGAGCCGCTGGCTTACGGTCTCACGCTATTCGCTCTCCCATTGGCTTGGGCGAATGCGGTCCTTCTTCCTCGGCGCTGGCTCCGTGCTTGCCTTGCCCCGATGCTGCAaaagaacttgaaatttctAATTTGAAG AGGGAGCTAGGGCGCGTCTCAAAGCAACTTAAGAACTTG GAACAAGAGTGTGTTGAACTCAGGAAGAAAAGAGACAAAAAAGAGGAGCAGCTTAATGTTGTCTTTTCCAATAAAGATAAGCAATATATTGCCCATCATGGTCCAGAAATTACAGATTT GAGAGTGGCAGGGAAAGATGGTGGGCATCCTGGCATCAAGAGTGAAGATAATTCTG TTACTTCAAGGAGTAAAGCCAATGAACAGGGAGAAAAAACCCATAATTCTGTTGGTGAGAGAGCTAACGATGATTCACCTGCTTTTGACAAGCTCTCCAAGAAGTTGCAAGTCTTCTGGGTTCCTGAAAAGGACTTTAAGATGGGACAAAGTTTGGTTTCAGAATTGCTTTTTTCATGTGAAAGAGATTTTCATGTGCTTTTTCAGTGCATCGGCACAGAGTTATCCCCTAAATTCTCTGTGAATTCATTGGCTGGTGTTAACTCTTCTGATGTAGCTTTAAAGCATCCTCTGCAGTTTCTTCATGGACCGGAATCTATAAAAGTATCTAACCTCTACACCACCTTGACCAAG GTAAGTAATGGAATAGTCAAGATGGAGGCATTGTTTACCCCGTTGATTGATCTCTGTAATCTTGACAAC GTTGCGATAGTTCATAGGTCTCTGCACATATTGCATATGTTTCTGAAGCGCCTGAtgtggttggagaggaaatcAGAAAGAAG GAAAACAGTCATGATTGGGGGACTTGGCCCTAGGAACAATGTTGTGGATTCTTATGGATCACATAGTGCAGAAGGTGAAGAATTTTCTTTGCTGAACATGGACGAGACATCTACTGGCCACTGTTCTCCAGCTGGCATGGGATTCCCTGGTGCTGAATTGCTTTTCAAGAACAGAAACTTGaataagaatataaatttagttccTCGAGTAAACTGGGTATCTTTCTTCGAGATGATGCATCGGGTTGCTAAAACACATAGTGCAGAATGTGCGAGACTTGAGGCGGTTTCGGTCATGAATTTGATTCTGATGAGAAATAATACTTATATGGAGAGGGAGAA ATTTGGTCAGGCACTTCTGTTTGATAGTGTAGTGGAGTTCATCAGAAAGGAATCCGGTTCAGCTATACAAAAGCATGCTGTGCGCCTTCTATTCCTGATACTAAACT GTCCCACGTTTTTTGTTGCATTCTGTTCTGGTTGCAAAGAAGCAGAAGCTGCTGATGCTGCAGAGGAAAATGTTAGATGTGCAGGAGGTTTCCAGAAATTCAGAACCATCCTTCATGGCTTGGCAGATTGTCTTACATGTCTTGGAAATGGTATTCAG GAGTTGAAACTTCGAAGAAACACCGTGCTTTTGCTCGCATTTCTGTCATCGTCCGGGAAAGCGGGCTTCGAAATTCTCGTAAGCAACACGCTACATAAGAACTCAAATTTTCTCTCGTTGATTCTTCAAGTTGTGGTTTCAGAagttgaacaagaaaaaagagtttCAGAGGCAGTAGAAACTCTCGAGGAAAG GGCCTTGCTTTTACGGGAAGTGCTTATACTACTAAATAGGCTTGCATCTCATTCGGTATACTCGGCCACGGTCTTGCGTGTGTTGACAAGCAGCAGAGATATGGCCAGCCTCACCATTGATGTAACGAACAAGCTGTCCAGGAAAAACAACAGAAATTGCCAGTTTGAcggcaagaaaagaaagatgaggGAATCTGAAGTTGTGGACTTGGCCCAGGTATTTCGCAAAAGAGTTCTTACATATTTGGGAAACAGCATAATACTATAA
- the LOC111811418 gene encoding pentatricopeptide repeat-containing protein At1g31920: protein MMGTSVLNHNHHLLPSKDIQQSLDLSLKQKEQECLCLLKKCKSLEEFKQVHVQILKLGLFWDSFCSSSLLSTCALSDWSSMDYACSIFQQLDEPTTFHFNTMIKGYVNNMNFESALNLYADMFQREVEPDNFTYPVVLKACARLAAIEEGMQIHGHVFKLGLEDDLFVQNSLINMYGKCGDIELSCAVFRRMEEKSVASWSAIISAHARVGLWRECLMLFEDMSTEGCWRAEESILVSVVSACTHLGALHLGRCAHGALLRNITELNVAVRTSLMDMYVKCGSLQKGLCLFQNMTKRNQLSYSVIISGLGLHGHGRQALRIFSEMVEEGLEPDDVIYVGVLSACSHSGLVEEGLDLFNRMKNECGIKPTMQHYGCVVDLMGRAGLLEEAFELVKGMPIKANDIIWRSILSACKIHDNLKLGEVAAENLFRSSSHNPSDYLVLSNMYARAQQWENVAKIRTKMFDDGFVQTPGYSLVEVKRKVYQFVSQDKSNCKSGKIYEMIHQMEWQLRFEGYMADTSQVMLNVDEEEKRERLKGHSQKLAIAFALIHTSQGSAIRITRNLRMCTDCHTYTKLISMIYEREITVRDRNRFHRFKDGNCSCRDYW, encoded by the coding sequence ATGATGGGGACATCAGTCCTTAACCACAACCATCATTTATTGCCCTCTAAAGACATACAACAAAGTTTAGATTTGAGTTTGAAGCAGAAGGAGCAGGAATGTTTGTGCCTTCTAAAGAAATGCAAGAGCTTAGAAGAATTCAAACAAGTTCATGTTCAAATTCTGAAGTTGGGTCTTTTCTGGGATTCTTTCTGCTCAAGCAGTCTTTTGAGCACTTGTGCGCTCTCAGATTGGAGCAGCATGGACTATGCCTGCTCCATTTTCCAACAGCTAGATGAACCTACCACATTTCATTTCAACACAATGATCAAAGGCTATGTTAACAACATGAACTTTGAGAGTGCTCTAAATCTGTATGCCGATATGTTTCAAAGAGAAGTAGAACCCGACAACTTCACGTACCCGGTAGTTCTCAAGGCTTGTGCTCGGTTAGCAGCGATCGAGGAAGGGATGCAGATTCATGGTCATGTATTCAAGCTAGGTTTGGAAGATGATCTATTTGTACAGAATAGCTTAATCAATATGTATGGGAAATGTGGGGATATCGAACTGTCTTGTGCTGTTTTTCGACGTATGGAGGAAAAGAGTGTGGCTTCTTGGAGTGCTATAATTTCAGCTCATGCTCGTGTTGGATTGTGGCGGGAATGTTTGATGTTGTTTGAGGATATGAGTACAGAAGGATGTTGGAGGGCTGAGGAAAGTATATTAGTCAGTGTGGTCTCTGCTTGCACCCATTTGGGTGCTCTTCATTTAGGAAGATGTGCCCATGGTGCTCTATTGAGAAACATAACTGAACTAAATGTTGCGGTTAGGACTTCCTTAATGGATATGTATGTGAAATGTGGGTCGCTTCAGAAAGGATTATGTCTCTTCCAGAACATGACCAAAAGGAATCAACTATCCTATAGTGTCATAATCTCAGGGCTTGGCTTACATGGACATGGTAGACAAGCTCTAAGAATCTTCTCAGAAATGGTTGAAGAAGGCTTAGAGCCTGATGATGTTATCTATGTTGGTGTGCTTAGCGCTTGTAGTCATTCCGGCCTTGTCGAAGAAGGTCTTGATCTCTTCAATAGGATGAAGAACGAGTGCGGGATTAAACCAACAATGCAGCATTATGGCTGCGTGGTAGACCTGATGGGACGAGCTGGTTTGCTTGAAGAAGCATTTGAGCTTGTGAAAGGTATGCCTATAAAAGCAAACGATATAATTTGGCGGAGTATTCTAAGTGCTTGTAAGATTCATGACAACTTAAAGCTTGGTGAGGTAGCTGCAGAGAATCTATTTCGATCGTCTTCGCATAATCCTAGCGATTACCTAGTTTTGTCTAATATGTATGCAAGAGCTCAACAATGGGAGAATGTAGCTAAGATCAGGACAAAAATGTTCGATGATGGCTTTGTCCAGACACCAGGGTATAGCTTGGTGGAGGTGAAAAGGAAGGTATACCAATTTGTTTCACAGGATAAATCGAACTGCAAATCGGGTAAAATCTACGAGATGATTCATCAGATGGAATGGCAATTGAGATTTGAAGGCTATATGGCAGATACATCACAGGTTATGCTTAACgtagatgaagaagaaaagagagagagattgaaagGTCATAGCCAGAAGTTGGCTATAGCTTTTGCGCTCATTCATACTTCACAGGGATCTGCAATAAGGATAACTAGAAACCTGAGAATGTGTACTGACTGTCATACATACACTAAACTGATTTCAATGATCTATGAACGAGAAATTACTGTAAGAGACCGGAATCGGTTCCACCGTTTTAAAGATGGAAACTGCTCGTGTAGGGATTACTGGTGA